A single region of the Austwickia chelonae genome encodes:
- a CDS encoding beta-ketoacyl-ACP synthase III: MRTVRTVRGPEFTRILGVGDYRPDRVISNVELCEHIDSSDEWIRSRSGIRQRRQAEAHESAVDMGTAAAQVALEQAGLSGDDVDAVICATITHPWQTPAAAPLIAHRLGASEAGAYDLSAACAGYCYGIANADDLIRAGRARHVVVVGVEKLSDYRNLSDRSTAFVFGDGAGAAVVGPSETPGISVTTWGSDGSGHQLITQSVSWTETQRRHAPTSLGLSSSAGDEPEAESTDISPWPFIDMQGPSVFRWAVSRMGPVCEQALANAGVQVDDLDVFIPHQANTRIIEAMAKRIGLPDKVVVADDITDMANTSAASVPLATAALLRDGRAKSGDLALQVGFGAGLSWAAQVVVLP; the protein is encoded by the coding sequence GTGAGGACGGTTCGCACCGTACGTGGTCCTGAATTCACCCGGATTCTCGGAGTCGGCGACTACCGCCCGGACCGGGTCATCAGCAATGTCGAGTTGTGTGAACACATCGATTCCTCTGACGAGTGGATCCGGTCTCGGTCGGGTATCCGGCAGCGGCGTCAGGCCGAGGCTCATGAGTCCGCGGTGGACATGGGGACAGCAGCTGCGCAAGTTGCCCTCGAGCAGGCGGGGCTGTCCGGCGATGATGTCGACGCCGTCATCTGCGCGACCATCACTCATCCATGGCAGACACCTGCTGCCGCACCATTGATCGCTCACCGGCTGGGTGCCAGTGAGGCCGGTGCCTACGATCTGTCGGCAGCCTGTGCAGGGTATTGCTATGGCATCGCCAATGCCGATGATCTGATTCGTGCAGGCCGGGCCCGGCATGTAGTGGTCGTCGGGGTCGAGAAGCTCTCCGATTACCGAAATCTCTCCGACCGAAGCACGGCCTTCGTCTTCGGAGACGGCGCTGGTGCCGCCGTCGTAGGCCCCTCGGAGACTCCAGGAATCAGTGTGACCACTTGGGGTTCCGACGGAAGCGGGCACCAGCTGATCACTCAGTCGGTCAGCTGGACGGAAACTCAACGTCGCCATGCGCCGACATCGCTCGGCCTCTCGTCGAGCGCGGGAGACGAGCCGGAAGCAGAAAGCACCGATATTTCTCCCTGGCCGTTCATCGACATGCAAGGCCCCTCGGTCTTCCGCTGGGCAGTGTCCCGGATGGGTCCGGTGTGTGAGCAGGCCTTGGCCAATGCCGGCGTCCAGGTCGACGACCTCGACGTCTTCATCCCGCATCAAGCCAATACGCGGATCATCGAGGCGATGGCCAAACGGATCGGCCTTCCGGACAAGGTCGTCGTCGCCGACGACATCACCGACATGGCGAATACGTCGGCGGCGTCAGTGCCCTTGGCCACTGCGGCACTCCTGCGGGATGGCCGGGCCAAAAGTGGAGACCTGGCTCTTCAGGTCGGCTTCGGAGCTGGCCTGAGTTGGGCGGCTCAGGTGGTCGTCCTCCCTTGA
- a CDS encoding ACP S-malonyltransferase, protein MLAIVCPGQGSQSPGFLTPWLEMPGVAARLDRLSSEAGLDLRLHGTVSDAATIRDTAVAQPLIVAAGLLIAPLLVDQGQESFSALFEVADVVAGHSVGELTAAAVAGVLSSAQAMHLVRTRGRAMAAAAVLRKTSMSAVLGGAPEEVSAALGRCELTPANINGAGQVVAAGTAEQLAELAGQPPARSRVIPLDVAGAFHTEWMRPALTALEEAAAAITPQNARLTFLSNRAGQPVRDGAEILDLIVGQVVRPVRWDKVMENLLAAGVTGLVELAPAGTLTGLAKRAMKGVECVAVKSPEDLDDARALIARHRAKAMA, encoded by the coding sequence GTGCTCGCAATCGTCTGCCCTGGACAGGGCTCCCAGTCCCCCGGTTTCCTGACTCCGTGGTTGGAGATGCCTGGCGTGGCGGCGCGTCTGGATCGACTTTCGTCGGAAGCCGGACTTGATCTGAGGCTGCACGGCACGGTGTCCGATGCGGCCACTATCCGGGACACTGCGGTGGCTCAACCATTGATCGTCGCGGCCGGTTTGTTGATTGCTCCGCTTCTGGTCGACCAAGGCCAGGAAAGCTTTTCTGCACTGTTCGAGGTTGCCGATGTGGTGGCCGGGCACTCTGTGGGTGAGCTGACGGCGGCTGCCGTGGCCGGGGTGCTCTCCTCTGCCCAGGCCATGCATCTGGTCCGCACGCGGGGCCGCGCCATGGCTGCGGCTGCTGTATTGCGAAAGACCTCGATGAGCGCTGTGCTCGGCGGTGCCCCGGAGGAGGTGTCCGCAGCTTTGGGTCGGTGCGAGCTGACCCCGGCAAATATCAATGGCGCTGGCCAGGTGGTCGCGGCCGGCACAGCGGAACAGCTTGCGGAATTGGCGGGGCAGCCTCCGGCACGTTCCCGGGTCATTCCACTCGATGTCGCGGGAGCTTTCCACACCGAGTGGATGAGGCCGGCGCTCACTGCGCTGGAAGAGGCCGCAGCAGCAATCACCCCGCAGAATGCTCGACTCACTTTCCTGTCGAATCGTGCCGGTCAACCGGTGCGGGATGGGGCTGAGATCCTCGATCTCATCGTGGGGCAGGTTGTGCGCCCGGTGCGTTGGGACAAGGTGATGGAGAATTTGCTCGCTGCTGGGGTGACCGGGCTCGTCGAGCTGGCTCCAGCGGGTACGCTCACCGGCCTGGCCAAGCGGGCTATGAAGGGCGTGGAATGTGTCGCGGTGAAATCTCCTGAGGATCTCGACGACGCCCGAGCTCTCATTGCTCGCCACCGGGCGAAGGCGATGGCGTGA